ACAAGCTGACGCTGGTCGGTTATGAGCGCGAAGACATCCTGAACCTGATGGCCCACGTGCTGGCCTGTGAAATCGACGCGATGCTCGACGAAGACCGCGCGTTCGATACCGATTGGTACGAAACCGCGCTGCGCGCACTGCCGGAACTGCCACCGGAAAAGCAGTAAACGGCCCCGCCCCGTGGGAGCAGGCCTGCTCCCACACAATTTGTCACCCATCTTCGCGGCCTTCTGCCGACCCCTGACTACACTGGAATCCACCCCGGAACAAAAACCCTGACACGCGCACTGGACAGGCCGCGCCGGCAGGTTCACCTTAGGGGCGCTGTCGTCCAATTCCTAGAAAGTCTGGAGTCCTTATGTCGCTTACCCCTGAGTTGGTTGCCGAACTGGAAGTCCTCGCACTCTTCAACCTGGACAGTTCCCAGGAAGGTCTGAAAATTCATCAGACCGCTGCCCCGAAGCACATTGCTGCCGCACAACGCCTGTTCGAAAAAGAACTGACGGACCAGCCTGATGGCGGTTACCTGACCAGCCTCGGTCGCGATGCCGCACAAAACGTGCAAACCGTACTGACGATTCTCAAAGAGCAACAAACCGCCTGATCCTCCCGACTTTGCCCACGGAAACCCCTGCCACGGGATTTCCGCGGGCCAGCCATGAACGTCGTCCATCGCCATGCGATAGAAATCTGACGTCAAAAAACAAATTCAGCTTAAAACTCCTGCTGCTCAGGCGCTAAACTCCCGGACACCCGAGACCCCTTGCCTCCGAGCCCTGCGCGCCGGTTTGAGCCGACATGACCCGCACCCATGAAATCCGCCCCGACCTGGACGAAGGCATCGACCGCAAGGTACTCAGCCAGCTACGTGCACGTTTTCTGAAACTCAACGAAGGTCGCCTGGACCGGGCACTGGAAGGTCTTTCGACGCGCCAGCAAAGTGTGCTGACGCTGCTGCCGCTGTTCTTTCACGTCAATCATCCGCTGTTGCCGGGTTACGTCTCGGGCAGCACGCCAGCCGGGCTGTCGAATTACGAACCGGACGCCGACGCCCTCGCCGAAGCCCAGCGCCTGACCCGCTCGTTCTCCTACAAGCCGCGTCACGGCAGTAACCCGCCACGACCGATTCATGGGCTGTTCCTGATGGGCAGCCTCGGCACACTCGCCCAGGCCGACCAGAGCGATATGGACGTTTGGGTCTGCCACGCCCCCGATCTAAGCGACAGCGAACTCGCCGAACTGCGCAAGAAATGCCAGTTGCTCGAAGCCTGGGCTGCCAGCCAGGGGGCCGAGGCGCACTTCTTCCTGATCGACCCGGTGCGATTCGTCAAAGGCGAGCGCGATACCCAGCTCAGCTCCGAAGATTGCGGCACCACCCAGCACTATCTGCTGCTGGACGAGTTCTACCGCACCGCGATCTGGCTCGCCGGGCGCACGCCGATCTGGTGGCTGGTGCCGGTCTACGAAGAACGCGCCTACGACGCGTACACCCACACCCTGATTTCCAAACGCTTCATCCGCAACGATGAAACCCTCGACCTGGGGCCGATGGCACACATTCCGCCGGGTGAGTTCGTCGGCGCCGGGCTGTGGCAACTGTTCAAGGGCATCGAGTCACCGTACAAGTCGGTGCTCAAGCTGCTGCTGACCGAGGTCTACGCCAGTGAACATCCGCAGGTGCAGTGCCTGAGCCTGCGCTTCAAGCAGGCGGTGTTCGCCAACCGGCTGGACCTCGACGAGCTGGATCCGTACATGGTGGTTTACCGCCGGATCGAGGAGTACCTGACTGCGCGCAACGAACCGGAGCGGCTTGAGCTGGTACGCCGGGCGCTGTACCTCAAGGTCAACCGCAAGCTTACCGGCAACACCCGCACCCAGAGCTGGCAACGTTCACTGCTGGAGAGGCTGGCCAGCGAATGGCACTGGGACCAGCGGCAACTGGCGCTGCTCGACAGCCGCAGCCAGTGGAAAGTCCGACAGGTCAGCGCCGAACGCCGGGCGCTGGTCAACGAATTGAATTACAGCTACCGCTTCCTGACCCAGTTCGCCCGCACCGAACAGACTGTCAGCCTGATCAACAAGCGCGACCTCAACGTCCTCGGCCGCCGCCTGTACGCAGCGTTCGAACGCAAGGCCGACAAGGTCGAGTTCATCAACCCCGGCATCGCCCCGGATCTGGCCGAAGACACGCTGACCCTGGTGCAATCGCCGAACAAAAAAGAGCCGGGCCAAACCCAGTGGGGCCTGTACAACGGCAGCCTGACGGCGCTCGAGTGGGAACATTTCGCGCCGATCAAGCGCAGCCGCGAGCTGCTGGAGCTTTTGACCTGGTGCCACCGCAACGGCGTGATCGACAGCAGCACCCGACTGGCCCTGCACCCCGGCACCAGCGACCTTAGCGAATTCGAACTGTTCAACCTGCTCGGCAGCCTGCAACAGAGCATCGCCCTGCCCTTGTCGACCGTTGCCGAAGAGCCGCTGCTGCGCGCCGCCGTGCCGAGCGAAGTGTTGATGCTGGTGAATGTCGGGGTGGATCCGCTCAAGCATCACCGCGATCTGAACATTCTGATGACCACCGAACGCACGGACTCACTGAGCTACGCCGGCGTACGTGAAAACCTGGTGCTGACCCTCGATCAGGTCACGCTCAACAGCTGGAACGAGGTACTGGTCAACCGCTTTGACGGCCCGCATGCCCTGATGGACTGCTTGCGCGATTACCTCAACAACCTGCCGCGCGGGCCGCAACAACCATCGCTGCGAGTGCGCTGCTTCTGTCACAACCGCGCGCAATTCATCGCCCGCCGAGTGGAAGAAATCGTCGACACCGCACAGACCCTGTTGCTCAGCGACCTGAATCATCGCTACCTGATCCAGGTGCAGCAGCATTACCACGTGCTGGAGCTGGTGCCGGGCCAGGTCAGCCATGTCGCCCTCGCCACCCTGCCAGCGCTGCTCGATTACCTGGGTGAGGAACAACCGCGCTACAGCCCGCTGCACCTGGATCCGATGGCGCTGGAAGACCACGACCTGGCGCTGATCCTGCCGATGGGCCAGCCTGAATGCATTCAGGTGTTCTACCGGATCACCGAACAAACCGCCGAGCTGTACGTGCTCGACGAGTTCAATGCGCTGTGGCAACAGCACTTGCCCTATCACGACGAGCAAAGCCTGTTGGTGCCGCTGCAACGGTTCCTGCAATCGATCCAGTTCCGCCGCGAAGCGCTGCTGCCGATGGATTCGGGCCATGCTGCCAGCCTTGAAATCTTGTATTACCAGTTATTGCCATCAGGACCGGGACGCGCGCGACGGGTCGAAATGCGCCCGGCACCGCAGACGCCGGTCAACAAACCGTTCTATGACGTGCAGGCGATCGTCGGCAAAGCCGCACCCGGTGAAGTGCAGGTCACGCTGTATTGCAATCAACGGGAATTCAGCGAGCTGGAACATGGCGACCAGCTGTTCAGCGTGGTCGCCCGGGAGATCGTCGGGCAGCGCCGGGAAACCGAGCGCTACCGCTGCTACATCACCGACCTCGACCTGTCGGGTGTGATCGGTGACGGGCAGAGTTCGAGCAATCTGTATCTGCGTTACAAGGCCGACCTGGAACGCTCTCTGAACGAGGCGCTCGAGCAGGTCTAGGGAGGGTTACTCCGGGAAATCACCGCCGTTGGCCGGCTGCGATTCGACTTCGAGCAAGGTCAGTTTCAAGGTCTTGCCGCCCGGTGCAGGCCAGTCGATATGCTGGCCGACTTTCAAGCCCAGCAGCGCACTGCCGACCGGAGCGAGGATCGAGACTTTGCCTTCGTCGGCGTTGGCGTGCTTTGGATAGACCAAGGTCAGGTGGTAGTCCTTGCCACTGCTTTCTTCGCGGCAGTGCACGCGGGAATTCATCGTCACGACATCGGCAGGCACTTCATCGTGACCGACCAGGGTATCGGCGCGATCCAGTTCGGTTTGCAGCGCGATCACGCCCGGCAGCGTGTCATCCAGGCTGTCGATCAGGCGCTCCAGACGTTGCACGTCCAGACGGGTAAGGGTGATGGAAGGTGCGGTCATGATCCGGGCAGACTCCTTTCTTCTGCACACAAAAAAAGCAAAACCCCGCCAAAAAAGACGGGGTTCTCACCAGGCCTCGATGGGTTGAGGCGTTTCCGGACACTATCACAGCTCAAAAAATATACAAGCTACGCTCCGGCGAGCTGCCGGCGCTGAGCCGCCTGCGCGCAAATGACCCGGCGGCGCTCGTCATCGGCCGAACGCCACTCGCGGATGTCTTCGACATGGCGCATGCAGCCGAGGCAGACCTTCTGCTCATCCAGCCGGCACACGCCGGTGCACGGCGAAGGCACGGCCGGGCTGACGTTGCTGTAGAGCGGCTTCGGCGGACGGGCGGGCGCGGTGTCAGTCACAGAATCACAGGCCTTCGAAATCGAATTCGGTACCGGCCTGCTGCTTGACGATACGCTCGAGCATTTCGCCCAGCTGCTCTTCGCTCTTGTCGCACATCCAGCGTTCGCTTTCTTCGTCGTAGTCGAAGTGGAAACCACCGGACACGGCGGCCAGCCACAGCTGACGCAACGGTTCCTGACGACTGAAGATCAGCTGGGTGCCGTTCTCGAACTTGACGGTCAGCACACCGGCCGAGTTCTCCATGTCGATGTCCAGGTCGCTGTCGTCGAAGATGTCTTCCAGTTTTTCCTGGGTTTCATCGACCAGATCGTGGAAACGGGCTTCGGACAAACTCATTGCGGCAACCTCAAAAAATGTCTGATCAGGCTCAAGCGCCGCAAGATACGGACGCTGCCAGCCGATTGCAAAGGATAACGACCAAGCGCCCTGCCCGGCGACGAAATATCCACCCGCCATGCAGGAAAAGTTTCCGCGCCGCAGCCCGAGCCCCGCCGGACGGGAGTTCCGTCGCATAGGCAAGCTGCCGGGTGGCCGGTATACTCCGGCGCAATTAACGCATTTTCAAGGATTTCGCCATGAAGCGCCTGATCTCTTCCCTTGCTGCGCTCGTCGCGGTTGCCTGCCTTGTTTCGGCTTGTGGTCAAAAAGGCCCGCTGTACCTGCCCGATGAAGATCAGGACCCGGCCGAGCAAGCCCAGTCTTCGCAAAAGCAGCCTGTCTCCAAGGCACACAAGCACGACGTTTACTAAGGGATCGCCATGGACGCTTTTAACTACCGTGGCGGGGAACTGTTCGCGGAAGGTGTGGCGCTGTCCGCCATCGCCGATCGCTTCGGCACTCCCACCTACGTTTACTCCCGCGCTCACATCGAGGCCCAGTACCTGGCCTACGCCGATGCGCTGGCCGGCATGCCGCACCTGGTGTGCTTCGCGGTCAAGGCCAACTCCAACCTCGGAGTCCTGAATGTCCTGGCCCGCATCGGCGCCGGTTTCGACATCGTCTCCCGTGGCGAGCTGGAACGTGTTCTCGCCGCTGGCGGCAGCCCGGACAAGATCGTGTTCTCCGGCGTCGGCAAGACCCGTGACGACATGCGCCGTGCGCTGGAAGTCGGCGTGCATTGCTTCAACGTCGAATCCACCGACGAGCTCGAGCGCCTGCAAGTGGTCGCCGCCGAGCTGGGCGTTCGCGCGCCGATCTCGCTGCGCGTGAACCCGGACGTCGATGCCGGCACTCACCCGTACATTTCCACCGGTCTCAAAGAGAACAAGTTCGGCATCGCCATCGCCGACGCCGAAGACGTGTACGTGCGTGCCGCGCACCTGCCGAACCTGGAAGTGGTCGGCGTCGACTGCCACATCGGCTCGCAACTGACCACCCTGCCTCCGTTTCTCGATGCACTCGACCGCCTGCTGGATCTGGTCGATCGCCTCGGCGATTGCGGCATCCACCTGCGCCACATCGATCTCGGTGGCGGCCTGGGTGTGCGTTATCGCGATGAAGAGCCGCCATTGGCCGCCGACTACATCAAGGCCGTGCGTGAGCGTCTGGTCGGTCGTGATCTGGCGCTGGTGTTCGAACCGGGCCGCTTCATCGTCGCCAACGCCGGCGTGCTGCTGACCCAGGTCGAGTACCTCAAGCACACCGAGCACAAAGACTTCGCCATCGTCGACGCGGCCATGAACGACCTGATCCGCCCGGCGCTGTACCAGGCCTGGATGGACGTGACCCCGGTCAAGCCACGCGATACCGCTGCGCGTACCTACGACGTTGTCGGCCCGATCTGCGAAACCGGCGATTTCCTCGCCAAGGAACGCGAGCTGGCGCTGGAAGAAGGCGATCTGCTGGCCGTGCATTCGGCCGGTGCCTACGGTTTCGTGATGAGCTCCAACTACAACACTCGCGGCCGTGCCGCCGAAGTGCTGGTAGATGGTGATCAGGCATTTGAAGTGCGTCGCCGCGAGACCGTGGCCGAGCTGTTTGCCGGCGAAAGCCTGCTGCCGGAGTAACCCCATGCTGCTGCGTTTTACCAAGATGCACGGCCTGGGCAACGACTTCATGGTTCTCGACCTGGTCAGCCAGCACGCGCATATTCAGCCCAAGCACGCAAAAATGTGGGGCGACCGGCACACCGGCATCGGTTTCGACCAGTTGCTGATCGTCGAAGCGCCGAGCAATCCGGATGTGGATTTCCGTTACCGGATCTTCAACTCCGACGGTTCCGAAGTGGAGCAGTGCGGCAACGGTGCGCGCTGCTTTGCCCGCTTCGTGCTCGACAAGCGTCTGACCGCCAAACGGCAGATCCGCGTCGAGACCAAGGGCGGCATCATCGAACTGGACGTGCGTAACGACGGCCAGATCGGCGTGAACATGGGCGCCCCGCGCCTGGTGCCGGCGGACATTCCGTTCCAGGCGCCGGAGCAGGCCCTGAGTTATCAGGTCGATGTCGACGGTACGCCGGTCGATCTGGCGGCGGTGTCCATGGGCAACCCCCATGCGGTGCTGCGGGTCAGCGATATCAACACCGCACCGGTGCATGAACTGGGGCCGAAAATCGAACACCATCCGCGCTTTCCGGCGCGGGTCAACGTTGGTTTTCTCCAGGTCATCGACCGCCATCGCGCGCAACTGCGCGTGTGGGAACGCGGCGCCGGGGAAACCCAGGCCTGCGGCACCGGCGCCTGCGCTGCTGCTGTAGCTGCGATCAGTCAGGGGTGGATGGATTCGCCACTGTTGATCGACCTGCCGGGCGGGCGCCTGTCCATTGAGTGGGCAGGCCCCGGCCAACCGGTGTTGATGACCGGCCCGGCAGTGCGCGTATACGAAGGACAAGTGCGTCTTTGAGTGAGCAGAAGCCATGACCGATAAGCCTCAGGTACCCGCCCGACAGTCCGGTGAATCAGCGTCCGAGAGCCTGGAGGCGGCAGCGGTTGCCGCGTACCTGGAGGCTCATCCGGACTTCTTCGTCGAGCATGAAGAACTGCTGCCGTCCCTGCGCATTCCCCATCAGCGCGGCGATACCGTCTCGCTGGTCGAGCGTCAGATGGCCATCCTGCGTGACCGCAACATCGAGATGCGTCACCGCCTCTCGCACTTGATGGACGTCGCCCGGGACAACGATCGCCTGTTCGACAAGACCCGTCGCCTGATCCTTGCACTGATGGACGCTGCCACTCTGGAAGACGTGGTGATCAGCGTCGAAGACAGCCTGCGCCAGGATTTTCAGGTGCCCTTCGTCAGCCTGATCCTGCTCGGCGACAACCCGGCCCCGGTCGGCCGCTGGGTGACCCACGCCGACGCGCAGACCGCCATCGGCGGCCTGCTCACCGAAGGCAAGAGCGTCAGCGGCAGCCTGCGTGAACACGAGCTGGACTTCCTGTTCGGCGAAGAGCAGCGCAAGCAGATCGGCTCCACCGCCGTGGTCGCCGTCAGCCATCAGGGCATCCACGGAATCCTGGCCATCGCCAGCCGTGATCCGCAGCACTACAAGAGCTCGGTCGGCACGCTGTTCCTCAGCTACATCGCCGAAGTCATGGGTCGCGTGCTACCACGGGTCAACAGCTCCCTGCGCTCGGTACGCTGAGCATGGAACGACAACTGGACGCTTACTGCGAACACCTGCGCAGTGAGCGGCAGGTGTCGCCGCACACGCTGTCGGCCTACCGCCGTGACCTCGACAAAGTCCTCGGCTGGTGCAACAAACAGAACATCGGCAGCTGGCAGGCCCTGGACATCCAGCGCCTGCGCAGCCTGATCGCCCGCCTGCATGCCCAGGGCCAGTCCTCGCGCAGCCTGGCGCGCCTGCTGTCAGCGGTGCGCGGGCTCTATCACTACCTGAATCGCGAAGGCCTTTGCGATCACGACCCGGCCACGGGTCTGGCACCGCCCAAAGGCGAACGCCGCCTGCCGAAAACCCTCGACACCGACCGCGCCCTGCAATTGCTCGAAGGCGCCGTGGAGGACGATTTTCTCGCTCGACGTGATCAGGCGATTCTGGAGCTGTTCTATTCCTCCGGGCTGCGTCTGTCGGAGCTGACCGGGCTCAATCTCGATCAGCTCGATCTGGCCGACGGCATGGTTCAGGTGCTCGGCAAGGGCAGCAAGACGCGCCTGTTGCCGGTCGGCAAAAAGGCCCGGGAAGCGCTGGAGCAATGGCTGCCGTTGCGGGCGCTGACCAATCCGGCGGACGATGCCGTGTTCGTCAGCCAGCAAGGCCGACGTCTCGGCCCGCGAGCGATTCAGGTGCGGGTCAAACTGGCCGGCGAGCGCGAACTGGGGCAAAACCTGCACCCGCACATGCTGCGGCACTCCTTCGCCAGCCACTTGCTGGAGTCCTCCCAGGATCTGCGCGCGGTGCAGGAACTGCTCGGCCACTCGGACATCAAGACCACCCAGATCTATACCCACCTGGACTTCCAGCACCTGGCGGCGGTCTACGACAGCGCCCATCCACGGGCCAAACGCATGAAAGGCGACGATTCATGAGCATCCAGTTGATCACCTTCGACCTCGACGACACCCTGTGGGACACCGCCCCGGTGATCATCAGCGCCGAAGCGGTTTTGCGCGAATGGCTGAGCGAACATGCGCCGAATCTGGGCGCGGTGCCGGTGGAGCAGCTGTGGTCAATCCGCGAGCGCGTACTGGCCAATGAGCCGGGACTCAAGCACCGCATCAGCGCGCTGCGCCGGCGAGTGCTGTTCCATGCGCTGGAAGAAGCCGGGTACGCCCACGGCGAGGCGTCGGAGCTGGCGGACAAGAGTTTTGAAGTGTTTCTGCATGCGCGGCACCAGATCGAGGTGTTCCCGGAGGTCGAGCCGATCCTGGAAACCCTCGCCAAACACTACGCCCTCGGCGTGGTCACCAACGGCAATGCCGATGTGCGTCGTCTCGGGTTGGCGGACTACTTCAAGTTTGCGCTGTGTGCCGAAGACATCGGCATCGCCAAGCCGGATGCGCGACTGTTCCATGAAGCGTTGCAGCGCGGTGGCGTGAGCGCCGAAGCGGCCGTGCATATCGGCGATCATCCTGGGGATGACATCGCCGGGGCGCAGCAGGCCGGATTACGTGCGATCTGGTTCAACCCGGCCGGAAAGGTCTGGGAAGCGGAGCGCCTGCCGGATGCCGAGATTCGCAGCCTGACCGATTTACCCGCAGTGCTCGCCCGCTGGAACAGCCGCAGCTAGATTTCTTTCGCCCATGAAAAAGCCCGCAGCGACGGCGGGCTTTTTCAGCAAGCAAGCGACACGCCTCAGATAGGGCGGCTGCCGTACTTGTTGTCCGGCTTCTTGGGCGGATCGGCGACCACGTTGGCCTCCACTTCCTGAACCTTGCCGCCGCGCGCAAGGAACTCTTCCATGGCCTTGGCCAGGGCATCGCGCTCCTTGTTCTTGGCTTCGATGCTCGGCAACTCGTCGACCGATACCGCAGCCTTGGCCTTGCCTTTAGCAGCCGGGGCCGGCGTATCGTCACCGCCATCGTCTTCAGCAACGTCTTCCGCTGCTGCTTCCAGACCGTCTTCGGCCTCGTCTTCGTCGCCTACTTCGAGGTCGTCGTTTTCCAGATCATCGTCGCTCATGTTCTACCTCATGACTTGCGAAAAGCAGATTAGTTATAGACCAGCTTTGGCGACTGTCGAAAGTCGCCGGAAAAAAATCGGTAACCATTGGTGACCAACGGTTTATGCCCCTTCACCGTGCAAGGTGGCGAGGACTTTACGGGCACCGCCATGATCACGGTGCTCGCCCAGGTAAACGCCTTGCCAGGTGCCCAGTGCCAGTCGGCCCGCCGTTACCGGCAAACTGATCTGACAGCCCAGCACGCTGGCCTTGAAGTGCGCCGGGAGGTCGTCCAGGCCTTCGTCGTTATGCTCATAGCCGTCTGTTCCTTGTGGGATCAGACGATTGAAAAATCGTTCGAAGTCGCGACGTACCGCCGGATCGGCGTTCTCGTTGATGGTCAACGACGCCGAGGTATGCTGCAGCCACAAATGCAACAGACCGACCCGGCATGCCTTGAGTTCGGGCAGGCCGGCGAGCAACTCGTCCGTCACCAGATGAAAGCCCCGGGGCCGTGCCCGCAGGGTTATCAGAGTCTGTTGCCACATACAGTTCTCCGCACGTTCGGGGCGCATTCTAGCGCGCTCTGGAAAAAAACAAAGGCCCTAATATTCCTTCAATGATGTAAGCCTTTGGCCGCAGAAAAACACTCCTCGTAAACACGACCAAAGCCGTATGAAAAATCCTTTCAGCCTTATCAGGGATGACAAATTCCAGACAAAAAAATGCCCGGCAAGCCGGGCAAGTTTTTTGCGACGCGTGCTTACAGGTTGTAGCCGCGCTCGTTGTGTTGTGCCAGATCGAGGCCGACCGATTCTTCTTCCTCGGTCACGCGCAGACCCATCACGGCATCCAGCACCTTGAGGATGATGAAGGTGACGATGGCGGTGTAGATCACGGTGAAGCCGACGCCTTTGCACTGAATCCAGACTTGTGCGGCGATGTCGGTGACGGTGCCGAAGCCACCCAGCGACGGTGCGGCGAACACACCGGTCAGGATCGCGCCGAGG
The window above is part of the Pseudomonas fluorescens genome. Proteins encoded here:
- a CDS encoding TIGR02647 family protein yields the protein MSLTPELVAELEVLALFNLDSSQEGLKIHQTAAPKHIAAAQRLFEKELTDQPDGGYLTSLGRDAAQNVQTVLTILKEQQTA
- a CDS encoding class I adenylate cyclase — its product is MTRTHEIRPDLDEGIDRKVLSQLRARFLKLNEGRLDRALEGLSTRQQSVLTLLPLFFHVNHPLLPGYVSGSTPAGLSNYEPDADALAEAQRLTRSFSYKPRHGSNPPRPIHGLFLMGSLGTLAQADQSDMDVWVCHAPDLSDSELAELRKKCQLLEAWAASQGAEAHFFLIDPVRFVKGERDTQLSSEDCGTTQHYLLLDEFYRTAIWLAGRTPIWWLVPVYEERAYDAYTHTLISKRFIRNDETLDLGPMAHIPPGEFVGAGLWQLFKGIESPYKSVLKLLLTEVYASEHPQVQCLSLRFKQAVFANRLDLDELDPYMVVYRRIEEYLTARNEPERLELVRRALYLKVNRKLTGNTRTQSWQRSLLERLASEWHWDQRQLALLDSRSQWKVRQVSAERRALVNELNYSYRFLTQFARTEQTVSLINKRDLNVLGRRLYAAFERKADKVEFINPGIAPDLAEDTLTLVQSPNKKEPGQTQWGLYNGSLTALEWEHFAPIKRSRELLELLTWCHRNGVIDSSTRLALHPGTSDLSEFELFNLLGSLQQSIALPLSTVAEEPLLRAAVPSEVLMLVNVGVDPLKHHRDLNILMTTERTDSLSYAGVRENLVLTLDQVTLNSWNEVLVNRFDGPHALMDCLRDYLNNLPRGPQQPSLRVRCFCHNRAQFIARRVEEIVDTAQTLLLSDLNHRYLIQVQQHYHVLELVPGQVSHVALATLPALLDYLGEEQPRYSPLHLDPMALEDHDLALILPMGQPECIQVFYRITEQTAELYVLDEFNALWQQHLPYHDEQSLLVPLQRFLQSIQFRREALLPMDSGHAASLEILYYQLLPSGPGRARRVEMRPAPQTPVNKPFYDVQAIVGKAAPGEVQVTLYCNQREFSELEHGDQLFSVVAREIVGQRRETERYRCYITDLDLSGVIGDGQSSSNLYLRYKADLERSLNEALEQV
- the rnk gene encoding nucleoside diphosphate kinase regulator; amino-acid sequence: MTAPSITLTRLDVQRLERLIDSLDDTLPGVIALQTELDRADTLVGHDEVPADVVTMNSRVHCREESSGKDYHLTLVYPKHANADEGKVSILAPVGSALLGLKVGQHIDWPAPGGKTLKLTLLEVESQPANGGDFPE
- a CDS encoding DUF1289 domain-containing protein — its product is MTDTAPARPPKPLYSNVSPAVPSPCTGVCRLDEQKVCLGCMRHVEDIREWRSADDERRRVICAQAAQRRQLAGA
- the cyaY gene encoding iron donor protein CyaY, with translation MSLSEARFHDLVDETQEKLEDIFDDSDLDIDMENSAGVLTVKFENGTQLIFSRQEPLRQLWLAAVSGGFHFDYDEESERWMCDKSEEQLGEMLERIVKQQAGTEFDFEGL
- the lptM gene encoding LPS translocon maturation chaperone LptM, with the translated sequence MKRLISSLAALVAVACLVSACGQKGPLYLPDEDQDPAEQAQSSQKQPVSKAHKHDVY
- the lysA gene encoding diaminopimelate decarboxylase produces the protein MDAFNYRGGELFAEGVALSAIADRFGTPTYVYSRAHIEAQYLAYADALAGMPHLVCFAVKANSNLGVLNVLARIGAGFDIVSRGELERVLAAGGSPDKIVFSGVGKTRDDMRRALEVGVHCFNVESTDELERLQVVAAELGVRAPISLRVNPDVDAGTHPYISTGLKENKFGIAIADAEDVYVRAAHLPNLEVVGVDCHIGSQLTTLPPFLDALDRLLDLVDRLGDCGIHLRHIDLGGGLGVRYRDEEPPLAADYIKAVRERLVGRDLALVFEPGRFIVANAGVLLTQVEYLKHTEHKDFAIVDAAMNDLIRPALYQAWMDVTPVKPRDTAARTYDVVGPICETGDFLAKERELALEEGDLLAVHSAGAYGFVMSSNYNTRGRAAEVLVDGDQAFEVRRRETVAELFAGESLLPE
- the dapF gene encoding diaminopimelate epimerase, translated to MLLRFTKMHGLGNDFMVLDLVSQHAHIQPKHAKMWGDRHTGIGFDQLLIVEAPSNPDVDFRYRIFNSDGSEVEQCGNGARCFARFVLDKRLTAKRQIRVETKGGIIELDVRNDGQIGVNMGAPRLVPADIPFQAPEQALSYQVDVDGTPVDLAAVSMGNPHAVLRVSDINTAPVHELGPKIEHHPRFPARVNVGFLQVIDRHRAQLRVWERGAGETQACGTGACAAAVAAISQGWMDSPLLIDLPGGRLSIEWAGPGQPVLMTGPAVRVYEGQVRL
- a CDS encoding DUF484 family protein, which produces MTDKPQVPARQSGESASESLEAAAVAAYLEAHPDFFVEHEELLPSLRIPHQRGDTVSLVERQMAILRDRNIEMRHRLSHLMDVARDNDRLFDKTRRLILALMDAATLEDVVISVEDSLRQDFQVPFVSLILLGDNPAPVGRWVTHADAQTAIGGLLTEGKSVSGSLREHELDFLFGEEQRKQIGSTAVVAVSHQGIHGILAIASRDPQHYKSSVGTLFLSYIAEVMGRVLPRVNSSLRSVR
- the xerC gene encoding tyrosine recombinase XerC; this translates as MERQLDAYCEHLRSERQVSPHTLSAYRRDLDKVLGWCNKQNIGSWQALDIQRLRSLIARLHAQGQSSRSLARLLSAVRGLYHYLNREGLCDHDPATGLAPPKGERRLPKTLDTDRALQLLEGAVEDDFLARRDQAILELFYSSGLRLSELTGLNLDQLDLADGMVQVLGKGSKTRLLPVGKKAREALEQWLPLRALTNPADDAVFVSQQGRRLGPRAIQVRVKLAGERELGQNLHPHMLRHSFASHLLESSQDLRAVQELLGHSDIKTTQIYTHLDFQHLAAVYDSAHPRAKRMKGDDS
- a CDS encoding HAD family hydrolase — encoded protein: MSIQLITFDLDDTLWDTAPVIISAEAVLREWLSEHAPNLGAVPVEQLWSIRERVLANEPGLKHRISALRRRVLFHALEEAGYAHGEASELADKSFEVFLHARHQIEVFPEVEPILETLAKHYALGVVTNGNADVRRLGLADYFKFALCAEDIGIAKPDARLFHEALQRGGVSAEAAVHIGDHPGDDIAGAQQAGLRAIWFNPAGKVWEAERLPDAEIRSLTDLPAVLARWNSRS
- the sutA gene encoding transcriptional regulator SutA, yielding MSDDDLENDDLEVGDEDEAEDGLEAAAEDVAEDDGGDDTPAPAAKGKAKAAVSVDELPSIEAKNKERDALAKAMEEFLARGGKVQEVEANVVADPPKKPDNKYGSRPI
- a CDS encoding secondary thiamine-phosphate synthase enzyme YjbQ; the protein is MWQQTLITLRARPRGFHLVTDELLAGLPELKACRVGLLHLWLQHTSASLTINENADPAVRRDFERFFNRLIPQGTDGYEHNDEGLDDLPAHFKASVLGCQISLPVTAGRLALGTWQGVYLGEHRDHGGARKVLATLHGEGA